A window of Cellulomonas fimi contains these coding sequences:
- a CDS encoding TIGR03557 family F420-dependent LLM class oxidoreductase, which translates to MTRFGYTLMTEQSGPKELVRYAAAAEEVGFDFEVSSDHYFPWLDAQGHSGYAWSTLGAVAQVTSRVELMTYVTCPILRYHPAVVAQKAATLGVLSDGRFTLNLGAGENLNEHVVGERWPAVGERHDMLEEAVEIIRELLTGERTTYDGAYFRVDSARVWDVPDSPVEIGVAVSGDQSVSRFAPLADHLVAVEPDGDLVASWDAARPSGAPLSRKIGQVPISWDPSQERAIERAHEQFRWFAGGWKVNADLPTTEAFDAASQFVRPEDVAEQIACGPDLDACVESVRAYWEAGFTDVAIVQVGDENQAEFLQKAAGPLLEKLRAASTE; encoded by the coding sequence ATGACGCGATTCGGCTACACGCTCATGACCGAGCAGTCCGGCCCGAAGGAGCTCGTGCGGTACGCCGCCGCGGCCGAGGAGGTCGGCTTCGACTTCGAGGTGTCCAGCGACCACTACTTCCCGTGGCTCGACGCCCAGGGACACTCCGGCTACGCGTGGTCGACGCTGGGCGCGGTCGCGCAGGTGACGAGCCGCGTCGAGCTCATGACGTACGTGACGTGCCCGATCCTGCGGTACCACCCGGCCGTCGTCGCGCAGAAGGCGGCGACGCTCGGGGTGCTGTCCGACGGCCGGTTCACGCTCAACCTCGGCGCCGGGGAGAACCTCAACGAGCACGTCGTCGGCGAGCGCTGGCCCGCGGTCGGTGAGCGGCACGACATGCTCGAGGAGGCTGTGGAGATCATCCGCGAGCTCCTCACCGGCGAGCGCACGACCTACGACGGGGCCTACTTCCGGGTCGACTCCGCGCGCGTGTGGGACGTCCCGGACAGCCCGGTCGAGATCGGTGTCGCCGTCTCCGGCGACCAGTCGGTGTCGCGCTTCGCCCCGCTGGCCGACCACCTCGTCGCGGTCGAGCCCGACGGCGACCTCGTCGCGTCGTGGGACGCCGCCCGCCCGTCGGGGGCGCCGCTGTCGCGCAAGATCGGCCAGGTGCCGATCAGCTGGGACCCGTCGCAGGAGCGCGCGATCGAGCGTGCGCACGAGCAGTTCCGCTGGTTCGCGGGCGGGTGGAAGGTCAACGCCGACCTGCCGACGACCGAGGCGTTCGACGCCGCGAGCCAGTTCGTCCGGCCCGAGGACGTCGCCGAGCAGATCGCGTGCGGCCCCGACCTCGACGCGTGCGTCGAGTCGGTCCGCGCCTACTGGGAGGCCGGGTTCACCGACGTCGCGATCGTGCAGGTCGGCGACGAGAACCAGGCCGAGTTCCTCCAGAAGGCCGCCGGGCCGCTGCTGGAGAAGCTGCGCGCCGCGTCGACGGAGTGA
- a CDS encoding NYN domain-containing protein: MPETTTARVAVYVDFDNIVISRYDQTFRRGDWYRDSAREHRMDARADDPVAQRLAQARVDVGAILDYASSFGSVVVSRAYADWSVPANAAYQRQLVDRAVDLTQLFPVTAGLKNGADIRLAVDVVEDLFRLPDVTHVVVVAGDSDYVALAQRAKRLGRYVVGIGVAGATSRALMAACDEFADYDDLLETSAADDADDEAVEDAADRSGADQATTGPTAVDRPAGTGGRGNGKGGRAGSGAGGAESPDDATTAPASTGTARTADDADAVESADRPAARSGKAAHRAATQLLMRAMRLVRTKKPDDEWVSFGELKNQMTRMDPAFSERSLGYRSFGDFVADRPSIVESSRSADNQPRVRLRPGY; encoded by the coding sequence ATGCCGGAGACCACCACCGCCCGCGTCGCCGTGTACGTCGACTTCGACAACATCGTCATCTCGCGCTACGACCAGACCTTCCGCCGCGGCGACTGGTACCGCGACAGCGCCCGCGAGCACCGCATGGACGCCCGCGCCGACGACCCCGTCGCGCAGCGGCTCGCGCAGGCGCGCGTCGACGTCGGCGCGATCCTCGACTACGCGTCGTCCTTCGGGTCCGTCGTCGTGAGCCGCGCCTACGCCGACTGGTCCGTGCCCGCGAACGCCGCCTACCAGCGCCAGCTCGTCGACCGCGCCGTCGACCTCACGCAGCTCTTCCCGGTGACCGCCGGGCTCAAGAACGGCGCCGACATCCGGCTCGCCGTGGACGTCGTCGAGGACCTGTTCCGCCTGCCCGACGTCACCCACGTCGTCGTCGTCGCCGGGGACTCCGACTACGTCGCGCTCGCGCAGCGCGCCAAGCGCCTCGGCCGGTACGTCGTCGGGATCGGTGTCGCGGGTGCGACGTCACGCGCGCTCATGGCCGCGTGCGACGAGTTCGCCGACTACGACGACCTGCTGGAGACGTCCGCCGCCGACGACGCGGACGACGAGGCCGTGGAGGACGCCGCCGACCGGTCGGGAGCCGACCAGGCCACGACCGGCCCCACCGCCGTGGACCGCCCTGCCGGGACGGGCGGGCGCGGGAACGGCAAGGGTGGGCGCGCCGGGTCCGGGGCCGGCGGCGCGGAGTCGCCCGACGACGCGACGACGGCGCCGGCGTCGACCGGCACGGCACGCACGGCGGACGACGCGGACGCCGTGGAGTCCGCCGACCGCCCGGCCGCGCGCAGCGGCAAGGCCGCCCACCGGGCCGCCACGCAGCTGCTCATGCGCGCGATGCGGCTGGTCCGCACCAAGAAGCCCGACGACGAGTGGGTGTCGTTCGGCGAGCTCAAGAACCAGATGACCCGCATGGACCCGGCGTTCAGCGAGCGGTCGCTCGGGTACCGGTCGTTCGGGGACTTCGTCGCCGACCGCCCGAGCATCGTCGAGTCGTCGCGGTCGGCCGACAACCAGCCCCGCGTCCGCCTCCGCCCGGGCTACTGA
- a CDS encoding ATP-binding protein: MRAETSVAPALSAVAPARRWARERLLEAGVEPARLEVLVLLVSELVTNAVAHADPPVTLRVDVDDVRTRVEVTDGAREEPVLRNPPPTALGGRGVMFIDRLSSSWGTASEDDGVAVKAVWFELRHDDVPADLARFSPPA, translated from the coding sequence ATGCGCGCCGAGACGTCCGTCGCCCCCGCGCTCTCCGCGGTCGCGCCGGCGCGCCGGTGGGCGCGCGAGCGTCTGCTCGAGGCCGGCGTCGAGCCGGCCCGCCTCGAGGTGCTCGTCCTGCTGGTCAGCGAGCTGGTGACGAACGCCGTCGCCCACGCCGACCCGCCCGTGACGCTCCGCGTCGACGTCGACGACGTCCGCACCCGCGTCGAGGTCACCGACGGCGCCCGCGAGGAGCCCGTCCTGCGCAACCCGCCGCCCACCGCGCTCGGCGGTCGCGGCGTCATGTTCATCGACCGGCTGTCGTCGAGCTGGGGCACGGCCTCCGAGGACGACGGCGTCGCCGTCAAGGCGGTCTGGTTCGAGCTCCGGCACGACGACGTCCCCGCCGACCTCGCGCGGTTCTCGCCGCCGGCCTGA
- a CDS encoding VIT1/CCC1 transporter family protein — translation MVAVVPVAPPAAPRPSSRQVRRWRRYLADERAEAAVYRDLASRRSGEERVILLALAEAERRHEQHWLDLLGDDVGRPLQGDVRTRVLGWLARRFGSVFVLALAQRAEARSEYADEADATPRMAADERIHEEVVRGLATRGRNRMSGTFRAAVFGANDGLVSNLALVLGIGASGASQATVLLTGLAGLLAGALSMGAGEYVSVRSQRELLEASRPGRHAAEALPHLDVDANELALVYRARGLDADEAQARATQVLAAFGPGGSRTEAVTGVPAVAREALAVAAGEGDEDALVEVDEHETVGTAMGAAVASFCFFASGAAIPVLPYVFGADGLVAVAWAAALVGLALLGTGATVGVLSGASPGKRALRQLAIGFGAAAVTYALGLAFGTSVA, via the coding sequence ATGGTCGCCGTGGTCCCTGTCGCTCCTCCCGCCGCGCCGCGCCCGTCGTCCCGCCAGGTGCGTAGGTGGCGGCGCTACCTCGCGGACGAGCGCGCCGAGGCGGCGGTGTACCGGGACCTGGCGTCACGTCGGTCCGGCGAGGAGCGCGTGATCCTGCTCGCGCTCGCGGAGGCGGAGCGACGGCACGAGCAGCACTGGCTGGACCTGCTGGGTGACGACGTGGGCCGGCCGCTCCAGGGCGACGTGCGCACGCGCGTGCTGGGCTGGCTGGCCCGGAGGTTCGGGTCGGTGTTCGTCCTGGCGCTCGCGCAGCGGGCGGAGGCGCGCTCGGAGTACGCGGACGAGGCCGACGCGACGCCGCGGATGGCCGCCGACGAGCGGATCCACGAGGAGGTCGTGCGCGGTCTGGCGACGCGGGGCCGCAACCGGATGTCGGGCACGTTCCGCGCGGCGGTGTTCGGTGCGAACGACGGCCTGGTGAGCAACCTGGCGCTGGTGCTGGGCATCGGCGCGAGCGGTGCGTCGCAGGCGACGGTGCTGCTCACGGGCCTCGCGGGGCTGCTCGCGGGTGCGCTGTCGATGGGCGCGGGCGAGTACGTGTCGGTCCGGTCGCAGCGCGAGCTGCTGGAGGCGTCGCGGCCCGGCCGGCACGCGGCCGAGGCGCTGCCGCACCTCGACGTCGACGCGAACGAGCTCGCGCTCGTCTACCGGGCGCGCGGGCTGGACGCGGACGAGGCGCAGGCGCGGGCGACGCAGGTGCTCGCGGCGTTCGGGCCGGGCGGCTCGCGCACGGAGGCGGTGACCGGGGTGCCCGCGGTCGCGCGCGAGGCGCTCGCGGTCGCGGCGGGCGAGGGCGACGAGGACGCGCTGGTCGAGGTCGACGAGCACGAGACGGTCGGCACGGCGATGGGCGCCGCGGTGGCGAGCTTCTGCTTCTTCGCGTCGGGTGCGGCGATCCCGGTGCTGCCGTACGTGTTCGGCGCCGACGGGCTGGTCGCGGTCGCGTGGGCGGCGGCGCTCGTCGGTCTCGCGCTGCTGGGGACGGGCGCGACCGTCGGCGTGCTGTCGGGGGCGTCGCCGGGCAAGCGGGCGCTGCGGCAGCTCGCGATCGGCTTCGGGGCGGCCGCGGTGACGTACGCGCTGGGTCTGGCGTTCGGGACGTCGGTCGCCTGA
- a CDS encoding ABC transporter ATP-binding protein has product MPTTSPSDDATAAPGVPALRGHDLRLAYHGTVVVERAGLRLLPGEVTALIGPNGSGKSTLLRALARLHKPEAGTIALPDVEDARTLSAQHFARRVTLLSQSRPTPSGVCVRDVVGYGRHPYRGRWRQDDPDGPRAIAWAMDVTGTTDMAARPVDELSGGELQRVWLATCLAQDTRVLLLDEPTTYLDLRYQVEILDLVRDLADEHGVAVGVVLHDLDQAAAVADHVVLLRRGEVVGAGLPHEVLTADALTETYGIRIDVTVDDQGRVRTRPVGRHTHRSLTPA; this is encoded by the coding sequence GTGCCCACGACGAGCCCGTCCGACGACGCCACCGCCGCGCCCGGGGTGCCCGCGCTCCGCGGCCACGACCTGCGCCTGGCGTACCACGGCACGGTCGTCGTCGAGCGCGCGGGCCTGCGCCTGCTGCCCGGCGAGGTCACCGCGCTGATCGGCCCCAACGGGTCCGGCAAGTCGACGCTGCTGCGCGCGCTCGCACGGCTGCACAAGCCCGAGGCCGGCACGATCGCCCTGCCCGACGTCGAGGACGCCCGCACGCTGTCGGCGCAGCACTTCGCGCGACGCGTCACGCTGCTCTCGCAGTCGCGGCCCACGCCGTCGGGCGTCTGCGTCCGCGACGTCGTCGGCTACGGCCGCCACCCGTACCGCGGCCGCTGGCGGCAGGACGACCCCGACGGCCCGCGCGCGATCGCGTGGGCGATGGACGTCACCGGCACCACGGACATGGCCGCCCGCCCGGTCGACGAGCTGTCCGGCGGCGAGCTGCAGCGCGTCTGGCTCGCGACGTGCCTCGCGCAGGACACGCGCGTCCTGCTGCTCGACGAGCCGACGACCTACCTGGACCTGCGCTACCAGGTCGAGATCCTCGACCTCGTCCGCGACCTCGCCGACGAGCACGGCGTGGCCGTCGGCGTCGTGCTGCACGACCTCGACCAGGCCGCCGCAGTCGCCGACCACGTGGTGCTGCTGCGCCGCGGCGAGGTCGTCGGCGCGGGCCTCCCGCACGAGGTGCTGACCGCCGACGCGCTCACCGAGACCTACGGCATCCGCATCGACGTGACCGTCGACGACCAGGGCCGCGTCCGCACGCGCCCCGTCGGCCGGCACACGCACCGCAGCCTCACCCCCGCCTGA
- a CDS encoding ABC transporter substrate-binding protein, which translates to MRTLRALPAAVVTGTVAALLLTACGTTEEPAEAAEPGTTEAAGGPVTITDDRGEEVTLDAPATDVVSLEWGLTENLLTLGVTPVGQADVKGYNTWDTVVPLDASVADVGMRGEPSLDAIAALDADLVVTTTDLPEEVIAQIEETAPVIALRGSDASDPIGHMERTITVLGQATGTEDEAEKALDEFDAAVADAKAELADADLAGAKVAMADGWLSDGAVSIRAYTEGSYLGGIAQLLGLENAWSVEGDPDYGLGGTDVEGLTTLGEGVHFLYVANDTDGGDAFTEGLGTNPIWQQLPFVVAGDVHRLPDGIWMFGGPASGEAWIDATVGALTK; encoded by the coding sequence ATGCGAACCCTGCGCGCCCTGCCCGCCGCCGTCGTGACGGGCACCGTCGCCGCCCTGCTGCTGACCGCCTGCGGCACCACCGAGGAGCCCGCCGAGGCCGCCGAGCCCGGCACGACCGAGGCGGCCGGTGGCCCGGTCACGATCACCGACGACCGCGGCGAGGAGGTCACGCTCGACGCCCCCGCGACGGACGTCGTCTCGCTCGAGTGGGGCCTCACGGAGAACCTGCTGACGCTCGGCGTCACGCCCGTCGGCCAGGCCGACGTGAAGGGCTACAACACGTGGGACACGGTCGTGCCGCTCGACGCGTCGGTCGCCGACGTCGGCATGCGCGGCGAGCCGAGCCTCGACGCGATCGCCGCGCTCGACGCCGACCTCGTCGTCACGACGACGGACCTCCCGGAGGAGGTCATCGCGCAGATCGAGGAGACCGCCCCGGTCATCGCGCTGCGCGGCTCGGACGCGAGCGACCCGATCGGCCACATGGAGCGGACGATCACGGTCCTCGGCCAGGCCACGGGCACCGAGGACGAGGCGGAGAAGGCGCTCGACGAGTTCGACGCCGCGGTCGCCGACGCCAAGGCCGAGCTCGCGGACGCCGACCTCGCCGGCGCGAAGGTCGCGATGGCCGACGGCTGGCTGTCCGACGGCGCCGTCTCGATCCGCGCCTACACCGAGGGCTCCTACCTCGGCGGCATCGCGCAGCTCCTGGGTCTCGAGAACGCGTGGTCCGTCGAGGGCGACCCCGACTACGGCCTCGGCGGTACCGACGTCGAGGGTCTGACGACGCTCGGCGAGGGCGTGCACTTCCTGTACGTGGCGAACGACACCGACGGCGGCGACGCGTTCACCGAGGGCCTCGGCACGAACCCGATCTGGCAGCAGCTGCCGTTCGTCGTCGCGGGCGACGTGCACCGCCTGCCCGACGGCATCTGGATGTTCGGCGGTCCCGCCTCGGGTGAGGCGTGGATCGACGCGACGGTGGGCGCGCTGACGAAGTGA